One Festucalex cinctus isolate MCC-2025b chromosome 1, RoL_Fcin_1.0, whole genome shotgun sequence genomic region harbors:
- the LOC144027493 gene encoding cyclin-dependent kinase 5 activator 1-like: protein MGTVLSLSPSYRKAALFEDGPATVGHYTAVQNSKNAKDAAAAAAKSLKRPSIISVLPWKRIVAVSAKRKGSKKLQSDGGDSGKGCSPDADDVITSNSASNSLKLKKSQSCANLSSYSSSQDPSATTLTTSSHLPTSKTLINVATVAAKKNSLTGSGIQPSTAVGTPKRVIVQASTSELMRSLGEFLCRRCYRLKRLSPTDPVLWLRSVDRSLLLQGWQDQGFITPANVVFLYMLCRDVVSAEVASERELQASLLTCLYLSYSYMGNEISYPLKPFLVEAEKEAFWDRCLEIINRMSGKMLQINTDPHFFTQVFADLKNESKKEEEKTKLFIGLDR, encoded by the exons ATGGGTACAGTGCTGTCCCTCTCCCCCAGCTACCGCAAGGCAGCCCTGTTCGAGGACGGCCCAGCTACAGTGGGTCACTACACAGCAGTCCAGAACAGCAAGAATGCAAAGGATGCTGCGGCAGCTGCTGCCAAATCCCTCAAACGCCCCTCCATTATCAGTGTGCTGCCATGGAAACGTATCGTGGCCGTATCAGCGAAGAGGAAGGGCTCCAAGAAGCTGCAGTCCGACGGCGGCGACAGCGGGAAAGGATGCTCGCCGGACGCGGATGACGTCATCACCTCGAATTCGGCTTCGAACAGCTTGAAGCTGAAGAAGTCTCAGTCCTGTGCAAATCTTTCCTCTTACTCTTCCAGCCAGGATCCCTCGGCCACCACCTTGACTACCTCTTCCCACCTCCCCACCTCCAAGACCCTGATTAACGTAGCTACTGTCGCTGCCAAAAAGAATTCCCTAACTGGCTCCGGGATCCAGCCTTCGACTGCAGTTGGTACACCAAAGCGGGTCATTGTTCAG GCCTCCACCAGTGAGCTGATGCGCAGCCTGGGCGAGTTCCTGTGCCGCCGCTGTTACCGTCTCAAGCGTCTCTCGCCGACCGATCCCGTGCTGTGGCTGCGCAGCGTGGACCGCTCCCTCCTCCTTCAGGGTTGGCAGGATCAGGGCTTCATCACCCCGGCCAACGTGGTCTTCCTCTACATGTTGTGCCGCGACGTGGTCTCCGCCGAGGTGGCCTCGGAGCGCGAGCTGCAGGCCTCGCTGCTCACATGCCTCTACCTGTCCTACTCCTACATGGGCAACGAGATCTCCTACCCGTTGAAGCCCTTCTTGGTGGAGGCCGAGAAGGAGGCCTTTTGGGACCGCTGCCTGGAGATCATCAACCGCATGAGCGGCAAGATGCTCCAGATCAACACCGACCCGCACTTCTTCACCCAGGTGTTTGCTGACCTGAAGAATGAGAGCAAGAAGGAAGAGGAGAAGACCAAACTCTTTATAGGCCTTGACCGATAA